Within Candidatus Hydrogenedentota bacterium, the genomic segment GAGCAACAACACGATCCTGGAGAACCAGGTGCTCGACACGGTAATCGGGCGATTCACGACGACGGATCCCGACATCGGCGATCTGCATATCTACACGCTGGTTCCCGACGACCCGCTTACGGACGACGACGACCACATCGACAACGAGTACTTCGGTATCGTGGCGGACCAGCTTGTCAGCCGCGCGGTGTTCGACTACGAAACCCGGAACCGGTACACGATTTTGGTGCGCAGCCGCGATCCGGAGGGCCTCTCCGTCGAGCGGGCGTTCCAGATCCGGATCCTCGACCAGCCGGACGACGAGGACAACTCGGTCGCGGCCGAGGTGTTGCTGGACAACTTCGACACGGCCGACGCGAACGGCGATGGCCTGATCACGTTTGGCGAAACACTCCGGCTTCTGCCCGGCTTTACGCGGGAGCGCTTTGACACGCTGAACACGGAGGTCGAAGTTTCCCTGGCCGACCTTGAGACCGGCGCGAACCATACGAGCGCGGCCCAGACCCTGTTCGACAATTTCGATCAGACCGACGGCAACCGGAACGGCTCCCTCACCCTGATCGAGGCGCGGCGGACCGTGCCGTCACTTACTCCCGAGGCCTTCGCCTATCTGGACTTTGACGGATCGGGCACGCTGTCGCCATCCGAGCTTCAGGCGGGCATTCTCGTGCACAACGATCTGAGCAGCCTGGCCGCGCGTTTCGATTCCCTCGACCGGGATGGCAGCGGGCTCCTGACCTTTGACGAGTTGCCCGAGGATCTGCGCGCGCTCAACCGCGCCCTTTTCGAGCGTCTCGCCTCCAACGCCGGCCTGTCGCGGCGCGAGCTTGAGAACCAGGTCACCTGCAAGCTGGTTGAGGGTTCGGCGGTCCTGATCGAGCCGTCGGGCGATCTGTTGGCCCCCCCGGGTGCGTCGCTGCTCAACGTCACGTTCAACGCGGAGGCCGATGTAAACGTCGCGTCGGCGTGCGGCGCGGACGACATAGTCTTCACGTACGACATCGCGGCGGAAAGCATCCTGCTGACGGATCTGGCCGAGTACTTCCTGCAGAACCGGGTTGCGCTGGACGCGAATTTCGATGGCGTGCTCAGCGAGGCCGAGGTTGCGCCGAGCCGCATCGGCCTCACGCCGGAACGCTTCGCCGCGCTCGATTTCAACGGCGATGGCGGCCTCTCCACCGAGGAGCTGGAGGCGGCGGTAATCCTGTCTGACCTGGCGGAAGCCCTGCTCGACGCGTTCGCGGCGCTGAATACGGACAACAGCACGGGGCTTTCCTTCGCCGAGACGCTCGCGTCCGGCCTCGATCTGGACACGCTCCGCTACAACATCCTGGATCTGAACGGGAACGGGGTGCTTACGCGCGAGGAGCTGGAGGCCGAGGCCGATCTCCCGGGCTTCCTGCTCGGGAATTTCGCCTCGCTGGACGCCAACGCCAGCGGCGGGCTTTCCATCACGGAAGTCCGCGCCCTGCTACCAGGCCTCTCGCAGACGCGATTCCGCAACCTGGACGCGGACGGGAACGGCGAGGCGAGCGCCGAGGAACTGGCCGGGGCGAACGACTTCGATAAGGCGGCCCCGATATTCGCGGAGATCCTGCCGGAAGAACTCGCCCAGAAGCAGATCCGCGGCAATCAGCCGGCCACCTTCACGCTGCCGGTAAACAACGCGTACCGCGTGCGCGTTACGGCGACGATTCCGGAGACGGGCCAGTCGGTGCAGTCGGACGCCTCGACGTTTGAGATCCGGAACGGCGTCGACAACGACGACAACGGCTACCTCGACTTCCCATTCGAGGACCTCGTTAACGATGGTTCGCGCTGGGTGCGATCGGTGAGCAGCGCGAACTGCAACCGGCGGGTGCTGATGCATGCCTGGCGCGGATCCAATATTCCGGGCCGCAATATCGAGGCGACGCTGGCCAATCCGGCCAATCCCCAACAATTGCTCACGCTGGCCGTGCCGCACGGCCTCGCCGCGGATGGCGAGGAGGCGATACTGGTAGCCGCCATCGCCTGCGACGCGGAAAGCCTGTTCACGCGTCGCGGCGCCGAGGGCATTGGCGCGCCGCCGGAGGATTTTGTAGCGGGCACGGCGTGGCTTTCGGTCATGGTCATCGTGCGCGAATTGGGCGCGCCGACGTTTGCGCCGGTGAGCGACGCGCGGCTGGCGCAACGCCCGATCACCCTCTCGCTCAACCGCCTGAACTTCTCGCCCGAGGATGAGGCGACGTTCTACCACTTCGGGACTGAGATTGTATCCGACGAGGCCACCGGCTTCGACGTGATTCCCGGCGAAAGCGCGTGGTCGGACACGGGCGTGACGAACCCGGCGTCTACCGGAAATACCCTGACGGCGCGCGTTGCGCGGCAGGGCGCCTTTGTCGCGCTGGAGTCCCTGAAGCCGCCGATTCTCGTAAGCGTTCCCGATATCGGCGTCGGGGTGAACCTTGGCGAGGTTCGCGTCAACGAAACCGTCGAGGTTCCGGTAACGATCAGCAATATCGGCGGCGAACGGCTTATCGGCGCGGTCGAGTTGCGGGATCCATCCGGCGTGTATTCGATCATTGGCGGCGCAAGCTATAACCTGGGCCATGGCGAGTCGCACCAGTTCCTCGTTCGCTTCGCGCCGCGCGAAGAAAACACTTATGCGGCCACGCTGGCCTATTCCGGCGACCCGAAGGGCCTGATCGTCACCGACGTGCGCGGGATGGGCCTTCCGCCGAAGGGCTTCGGATGCGGGGCCGGATCGGGCGGGGCGGCGTCGCCGTGGAGCAATGTGCTGGTGATCGGAGCGGCGCTGGCGGTGCTGCTTTACCGCCCGAGGCGGCGGTCGGGTGTGCGGGTGGAGGGTTAGCGGGCGGTAGAGCCCGCTCATGACGCGTTGCGTAACCCATTAAGGGAGAAAATGGACAGCGGCTTCGCCGCCTGGCAGGCGGGGACGCCTGCGCTCCCAGCCTTTGGCGCTTCCTTGTTTGCACGTGCTGTAACGTGGTTTGCATGAGGCAAATATGGGGATCTTGAGGCATGGTTTTTCGGACCAGGATGAAACATTGCCCCTGACCGCTGGCGCTCAATCGAAGTTCCGCGCCCTCAAGCCTTCGCCGCGGAGCCGCGGCGCTTGAACGTGGCGCACGTGGCTCCCTTTGAAATTTCAGTGCGGGCGGGTGGACGGTTCGCGGTTCGGGAAAGCACCGGACGGACCAGTTGCCCGCGATGCACAGGTGTGCTACAGTCATGCTGGATTGTCAACTGTTTTCCGGTCGCGCGCGGCCAGCCTGTGCGCGGTTGGAGGACGACGGCCCGCACCGGGAATTGCGTGCGCCGGTGTACTGTTCAGGCCGCGTGGCCGCACGGGGAGAGCCTAATGGACTTGCGCGTCATCCAGAAGAAACAGGCCCGTTTCTGCGTGGGCCTCATGTCGGGAAGCTCCTGCGACGGCATTGACGCCGTGCTGGTGCGGATCAAGGGCACGGGCCGCAGCCTGGTCATGAAACTGATCGAGCATCAGACCTTTCCGTTCCCGCAGGCCCTGAAGAAGCGGCTTCTGGACGAGCACATGAGCGCGCGGGACGCGTGCGTGCTGGACTTCGAGTTGGGCGAGCGGCTGGCGGAGGCGGCGCAGGGCGTGATCGGGGGCATCGAAGACGAGAGCATGATCGTTGATTTTATCGCGTCCCACGGCCACACCGTCGCGCACATGCCGCCCCGATCGAATGAGCGCGTCGGGACGATGCAGATCGGCCAGCCCGCGATTATCGCGGAGCGCACGGGCCTGCCCGTCGTATCCGACTTCCGGCCGCGCGACATGGCCGCCGGCGGTCAGGGCGCGCCGCTGGTCCCCTACGCCGACTGGCTTCTGTTCCACAAGGTGAGCCGCCCGGTGTGCTGTTTGAATATCGGCGGCATCGCGAATTTCACGTCGGTCACCCCGGAATTCCGGAAGGTGCTCGCGTTTGACACCGGCCCGGGCAACATGGCCATTGACGGCGCGGTACGCATCCTGACGCGCGGGCGGGAGGAGATGGACACGGACGGGGAGATGGCCGCGAAGGGCATGATCATCGACGAGTTCCTGGAGTATCTCCTGGACCACCCGTATTTCGAGAAGCTTCCGCCGAAGAGCACGGGCCGCGAAGAATTCGGGGTCAATGTCTATCTGCGCGAC encodes:
- a CDS encoding anhydro-N-acetylmuramic acid kinase, with the protein product MDLRVIQKKQARFCVGLMSGSSCDGIDAVLVRIKGTGRSLVMKLIEHQTFPFPQALKKRLLDEHMSARDACVLDFELGERLAEAAQGVIGGIEDESMIVDFIASHGHTVAHMPPRSNERVGTMQIGQPAIIAERTGLPVVSDFRPRDMAAGGQGAPLVPYADWLLFHKVSRPVCCLNIGGIANFTSVTPEFRKVLAFDTGPGNMAIDGAVRILTRGREEMDTDGEMAAKGMIIDEFLEYLLDHPYFEKLPPKSTGREEFGVNVYLRDALANRSEHSAEDLVATVTEAVARSILAAYDRFIKPENPAEHIIVGGGGAHNKALMKRLKAGFNGAQVFTSDQYGIPIAAREAIAFAILGNECVMGTPANVPHATGAEKRVILGNITPA